One Coccinella septempunctata chromosome 1, icCocSept1.1, whole genome shotgun sequence DNA window includes the following coding sequences:
- the LOC123310768 gene encoding engulfment and cell motility protein 1 isoform X2 — protein MPAMKDSYIVKIAVEMTDQVAQLIEFNQKQPLSGIIQELCNGWNLSDPEQYALQFNENNNKNYITEKNRNEIKNGSILRLQFSPSKTAQDILQKLQNGTPEEKSRAVSNLSSLSSDMTFAFDFINKQGLSLIIKQIEGGKCKGTILAHTLLSFVELMEHGSVSWDILNGEFITRVASLVNSKQEPQVTQAALSILENVVLNSTEGYGQVEKEIPIGSLVEHLQATPVVQQNAVALINALFLKADMVKRRSLAATLGSKQFRMCIQHNILQTGAAEGAEMAHQLYVLQTLMLSLLEQRMSTKMDPQDQDGHDKIKELRRIAFDSESAGGTRLPTGSTRDYKKLGFKNDINPALDFTETPPGLLALDCMIYFARNHPESYIKLVLENSCRADEHECPFGRASVELVKILCELLKIGESPSEQGASFQPLFFTHDHPFEECYCICILLLNKTWKEMRATSEDFCKVASVVREQIVRALADTPLSLDQLKARLQTLTYSEITQLWQLERTSREEWESHARPIVELREQITPEIVSLIKQQRLAFLVEGTRFTKYSTRGQRIKDKFWFMRLSINHKVLHYGDCDEKSTPSAEELPSKLAVSDIRALLTGKDCPHMKGRKACHQLAFSLALEVVDLQSLDCVAPDELTYAYWTDGINALLGNRMHSREFDKDLDTLLSMEIKLRLLDAEGITIPQEPPVVPPEPANYQFCYDLK, from the exons ATGCCAGCAATGAAGGATTCATATATAGTTAAAATAGCGGTTGAGATGACTGATCAGGTTGCTCAACTCATTGAATTCAATCAGAAGCAACCTTTGAGTGGAATTATACAAGAACTATGCAATGGGTGGAATCTCTCTGATCCTGAACAGTATGCTTTACAATTCAATGAGAATAATAACAAAAattatataactgaaaaaaataGGAATGAAATCAAGAATGGATCAATTTTACGTCTACAGTTTTCCCCTTCGAAAACTGCTCAAGATATTTTACAAAAGCTCCAGAATGGCACACCGGAAGAAAAGTCCCGGGCTGTTAGTAACTTATCAAGTTTGAGTTCTGACATGACATTTGCTTTTGATTTCATCAATAAACAGGGGTTGTCTCTGATAATTAAGCAAATTGAGGGAGGTAAATGTAAAGGAACTATTTTAGCGCATACTCTACTATCCTTTGTTGAACTCATGGAACATGGTAGTGTTTCATGGGACATACTGAATGGGGAATTTATTACAAGAGTAGCAAGTCTAGTAAATTCCAAACAAGAGCCTCAAGTTACTCAGGCAGCCTTATCAATATTAGAAAATGTAGTGTTGAATAGTACTGAAGGATATGGTCAA gttgaaaaagAGATTCCAATTGGTTCTTTAGTAGAACACCTTCAAGCAACACCAGTAGTGCAACAAAATGCCGTTGCGCTGATTAATGCTCTCTTCCTCAAAGCCGATATGGTAAAAAGGCGTTCATTAGCAGCTACTTTAGGTTCGAAGCAGTTTAGGATGTGTATTCAGCATAATATATTGCAAACAGGAGCTGCAGAAGGAGCTGAAATGGCTCATCAGCTGTACGTGTTACAAACCTTGATGTTGAGTTTACTTGAACAGAGAATGTCAACAAAAATGGATCCTCAG GATCAGGATGGCCATGATAAAATCAAAGAACTCAGGAGAATTGCTTTTGATAGTGAAAGTGCTGGAGGAACAAGATTACCCACAGGTTCTACGAGAGACTACAAGAAGTTAGGTTTCAAAAACGACATTAATCCTGCTCTGGATTTCACTGAAACCCCCCCTGGTTTGCTGGCATTGGATTGTATGATTTACTTCGCAAGAAACCACCCTGAAAGTTACATCAAGTTAGTGTTGGAAAATAGCTGTAGAGCGGATGAGCATGAATGCCCATTTGGTAGGGCAAGTGTTGAGCTGGTCAAGATTCTttgtgaattattaaaaattggGGAGTCTCCATCTGAACAAGGTGCGTCATTCCAACCATTGTTTTTCACCCATGACCACCCATTTGAAGAATGCTATTGCATTTGCATACTTTTACTCAACAAAACTTGGAAAGAGATGAGGGCAACGTCAGAAGACTTCTGTAAAGTTGCCAGTGTGGTTCGTGAACAGATCGTTCGGGCTCTTGCAGATACGCCTTTGTCTTTAGATCAGTTAAAAGCAAGACTTCAAACTCTAACTTACAGTGAAATTACTCAATTGTGGCAGCTGGAAAGGACCTCCAGGGAGGAGTGGGAATCTCATGCTAGACCCATTGTTGAACTACGGGAACAAATCACCCCGGAGATTGTTTCTCTTATAAAACAGCAAAGACTTGCTTTTCTTGTGGAGGGAACACGTTTCACCAAATATTCCACCAGAGGGCAGCGTATCAAAGACAAATTTTGGTTCATGAGGTTATCCATCAATCACAAAGTTCTCCATTATGGAGACTGTGATGAAAAAAGTACTCCATCTGCTGAAGAATTACCATCCAAATTGGCAGTTTCTGACATAAGGGCTTTATTAACTGGTAAAGATTGCCCGCATATGAAGGGTAGAAAAGCGTGTCATCAATTAGCCTTTTCCTTAGCTCTTGAAGTTGTGGATTTGCAGTCTTTAGATTGCGTTGCACCGGATGAATTAACTTACGCCTATTGGACTGATGGAATTAACGCTTTGCTGGGGAATCGAATGCATAGCAGAGAGTTTGACAAAGATCTGGATACCCTCCTTTCCATGGAAATCAAGTTGAGGCTTTTAGATGCCGAAGGTATAACTATACCGCAAGAACCGCCAGTTGTTCCACCAGAACCTGCAAATTATCAATTTTGCTACGATTTGAAATGA
- the LOC123310768 gene encoding engulfment and cell motility protein 1 isoform X1 — MPAMKDSYIVKIAVEMTDQVAQLIEFNQKQPLSGIIQELCNGWNLSDPEQYALQFNENNNKNYITEKNRNEIKNGSILRLQFSPSKTAQDILQKLQNGTPEEKSRAVEKEIPIGSLVEHLQATPVVQQNAVALINALFLKADMVKRRSLAATLGSKQFRMCIQHNILQTGAAEGAEMAHQLYVLQTLMLSLLEQRMSTKMDPQDQDGHDKIKELRRIAFDSESAGGTRLPTGSTRDYKKLGFKNDINPALDFTETPPGLLALDCMIYFARNHPESYIKLVLENSCRADEHECPFGRASVELVKILCELLKIGESPSEQGASFQPLFFTHDHPFEECYCICILLLNKTWKEMRATSEDFCKVASVVREQIVRALADTPLSLDQLKARLQTLTYSEITQLWQLERTSREEWESHARPIVELREQITPEIVSLIKQQRLAFLVEGTRFTKYSTRGQRIKDKFWFMRLSINHKVLHYGDCDEKSTPSAEELPSKLAVSDIRALLTGKDCPHMKGRKACHQLAFSLALEVVDLQSLDCVAPDELTYAYWTDGINALLGNRMHSREFDKDLDTLLSMEIKLRLLDAEGITIPQEPPVVPPEPANYQFCYDLK, encoded by the exons ATGCCAGCAATGAAGGATTCATATATAGTTAAAATAGCGGTTGAGATGACTGATCAGGTTGCTCAACTCATTGAATTCAATCAGAAGCAACCTTTGAGTGGAATTATACAAGAACTATGCAATGGGTGGAATCTCTCTGATCCTGAACAGTATGCTTTACAATTCAATGAGAATAATAACAAAAattatataactgaaaaaaataGGAATGAAATCAAGAATGGATCAATTTTACGTCTACAGTTTTCCCCTTCGAAAACTGCTCAAGATATTTTACAAAAGCTCCAGAATGGCACACCGGAAGAAAAGTCCCGGGCT gttgaaaaagAGATTCCAATTGGTTCTTTAGTAGAACACCTTCAAGCAACACCAGTAGTGCAACAAAATGCCGTTGCGCTGATTAATGCTCTCTTCCTCAAAGCCGATATGGTAAAAAGGCGTTCATTAGCAGCTACTTTAGGTTCGAAGCAGTTTAGGATGTGTATTCAGCATAATATATTGCAAACAGGAGCTGCAGAAGGAGCTGAAATGGCTCATCAGCTGTACGTGTTACAAACCTTGATGTTGAGTTTACTTGAACAGAGAATGTCAACAAAAATGGATCCTCAG GATCAGGATGGCCATGATAAAATCAAAGAACTCAGGAGAATTGCTTTTGATAGTGAAAGTGCTGGAGGAACAAGATTACCCACAGGTTCTACGAGAGACTACAAGAAGTTAGGTTTCAAAAACGACATTAATCCTGCTCTGGATTTCACTGAAACCCCCCCTGGTTTGCTGGCATTGGATTGTATGATTTACTTCGCAAGAAACCACCCTGAAAGTTACATCAAGTTAGTGTTGGAAAATAGCTGTAGAGCGGATGAGCATGAATGCCCATTTGGTAGGGCAAGTGTTGAGCTGGTCAAGATTCTttgtgaattattaaaaattggGGAGTCTCCATCTGAACAAGGTGCGTCATTCCAACCATTGTTTTTCACCCATGACCACCCATTTGAAGAATGCTATTGCATTTGCATACTTTTACTCAACAAAACTTGGAAAGAGATGAGGGCAACGTCAGAAGACTTCTGTAAAGTTGCCAGTGTGGTTCGTGAACAGATCGTTCGGGCTCTTGCAGATACGCCTTTGTCTTTAGATCAGTTAAAAGCAAGACTTCAAACTCTAACTTACAGTGAAATTACTCAATTGTGGCAGCTGGAAAGGACCTCCAGGGAGGAGTGGGAATCTCATGCTAGACCCATTGTTGAACTACGGGAACAAATCACCCCGGAGATTGTTTCTCTTATAAAACAGCAAAGACTTGCTTTTCTTGTGGAGGGAACACGTTTCACCAAATATTCCACCAGAGGGCAGCGTATCAAAGACAAATTTTGGTTCATGAGGTTATCCATCAATCACAAAGTTCTCCATTATGGAGACTGTGATGAAAAAAGTACTCCATCTGCTGAAGAATTACCATCCAAATTGGCAGTTTCTGACATAAGGGCTTTATTAACTGGTAAAGATTGCCCGCATATGAAGGGTAGAAAAGCGTGTCATCAATTAGCCTTTTCCTTAGCTCTTGAAGTTGTGGATTTGCAGTCTTTAGATTGCGTTGCACCGGATGAATTAACTTACGCCTATTGGACTGATGGAATTAACGCTTTGCTGGGGAATCGAATGCATAGCAGAGAGTTTGACAAAGATCTGGATACCCTCCTTTCCATGGAAATCAAGTTGAGGCTTTTAGATGCCGAAGGTATAACTATACCGCAAGAACCGCCAGTTGTTCCACCAGAACCTGCAAATTATCAATTTTGCTACGATTTGAAATGA
- the LOC123309063 gene encoding protein tramtrack, alpha isoform isoform X4, with amino-acid sequence MPQDIRFSDLKFIIEFVYKGEIDVSQTELQSLLKTADQLRIKGLCESTNERENPNFEHFHSSNVTRIRKSAHLVNEDPLDDCIRKEKVRKLATPKLERCELEEDVSNDGGKEEMPVNSDGRIRDPDQQRRTALNMSSQGLLAGQTLFSHFGVDTDDFPPEPPAPSAIPVGHVDMDHSPTRTLLNSSSIHRTDISDSKYEIKKEAIDIKFETLRSYDQDSLLEIDSHNSRMSGADLSRDSHEDQDQSMHSMLVTPELMGMVPGVSSRSEDIMNGSGDMLMGKNSSDTSRNPGGPKTWTQEDMDMALDALRNHNMSLTKASATYGIPSTTLWQRAHRLGIDTPKKEGPTKSWTEENLNNALDALRTGTISANKASKAFGIPSSTLYKIARREGIRLAAPFNAAPTTWTPEDLEKALESIRSGQTSVQKASTEFGIPTGTLYGRCKREGIELSRSNPTPWSEDAMGEALEAVRLGHMSINQAAIHYNLPYSSLYGRFKRGIKYDSENLEGNSDSNSHLEVAFGMEYTNPHPQQIQYQNQTS; translated from the exons TCTCTCCTCAAAACCGCCGATCAGCTGCGCATAAAAGGCCTCTGCGAGTCGACCAACGAGAGGGAAAATCCCAACTTCGAGCATTTCCACTCGTCCAACGTGACCAGGATCAGGAAATCGGCGCATCTGGTCAACGAAGACCCTCTGGATGACTGCATCAGGAAGGAGAAAGTGAGAAAATTGGCCACCCCCAAATTGGAACGTTGCGAACTAGAAGAGGACGTTTCGAACGATGGTGGAAAGGAGGAAATGCCTGTGAATTCAGATGGTAGGATACGAGATCCTGACCAACAACGAAGAACTGCATTGAATATGAGTAGCCAGGGGCTGCTTGCTGGCCAA ACGCTATTCTCCCACTTCGGGGTAGATACAGATGACTTCCCTCCAGAACCCCCGGCCCCCTCGGCCATACCTGTCGGTCACGTGGACATGGACCATTCGCCCACGAGAACCCTGCTGAACAGCAGTTCCATCCATAGGACGGACATTTCCGATTCCAAATACGAGATCAAGAAGGAGGCGATAGACATCAAGTTCGAGACCTTGCGATCCTACGATCAAGACTCGTTGCTCGAGATTGACTCGCACAATTCCCGGATGTCCGGCGCCGACCTGTCCAGAGACAGCCACGAGGATCAGGACCAGTCCATGCATTCCATGCTGGTGACGCCCGAGCTCATGGGTATGGTACCGGGAGTTTCTAGTCGGTCAG AGGACATCATGAATGGCAGCGGTGATATGCTGATGGGCAAAAATTCATCAGATACATCGAGAAACCCAGGTGGTCCTAAGACGTGGACGCAGGAAGATATGGATATGGCCTTAGACGCTTTGCGAAACCACAATATGAGTCTAACAAAG GCATCTGCAACCTACGGTATTCCCTCCACTACTTTATGGCAGAGAGCCCATAGATTAGGAATAGACACTCCAAAGAAAGAAGGTCCAACGAAGTCCTGGACCGAAGAAAACCTCAATAACGCCTTAGACGCTCTGAGAACAGGAACGATATCGGCAAATAAAGCTAGCAAAGCTttcg GTATCCCGAGTAGTACCCTATACAAAATAGCCAGAAGGGAGGGAATCAGATTGGCAGCACCTTTCAACGCAGCGCCGACAACTTGGACACCAGAAGATCTCGAGAAGGCTCTGGAATCCATAAGGTCTGGTCAGACTTCCGTACAGAAAGCATCGACGGAGTTTGGAATTCCAACTGGGACCCTCTACGGGAGGTGCAAAAGGGAGGGTATAGAGCTGTCTAGGTCTAATCCAACGCCATGGTCTGAAGATGCAATGGGAGAGGCCCTAGAAGCTGTCAG GCTTGGCCACATGTCCATCAACCAAGCGGCCATCCATTACAACCTACCCTATTCGTCCCTGTATGGTAGGTTCAAAAGGGGTATAAAGTATGACTCTGAGAACTTAGAAGGAAATTCTGACAGCAATTCACACTTAGAGGTCGCTTTCGGCATGGAATACACCAATCCTCATCCACAACAGATCCAATACCAGAATCAAACCAGCTGa